The Flavobacterium faecale genomic sequence GATAATTAGAAAAGTAACCACTCCTTGGGAAACAATTACTACTGCCGAGTATCCTGAATATAAAAAATATGTGGAACAAGTAATTGAACAAGAAGAACAAGTACTTGGTTTTAAATAAAGAGTGAAAAGTTTAGATTAAGAAAAAAGGTTCAGCTTGTAAAAACAAACTGAACCTTTTTTATTGTAATCAATCTAAGGATAACTTTACGCCATTACCGTCTCAACAAATTCTGTTCGCACAGCACCGTCTTCATCAATATGTGTAAGATTTACTAGTTGCAAGGTATTTGCCAATTCGGGATTCCAAGGTGTTTTTACTTTTACATAGTTTTCAGTAAAACCATGAATATATCCTTCTTTATTTTCGCATTCGAATAAAACAGTCCTTTTTGTTCCTAACTGACTTTCATAAAAAGCACGACGCTTTTTTACAGATAGCCCACGCAACATTTTGCTTCGCTTTGCACGTACATTGGCAGGAATAGCTCCTTCCATTGCTGCTGCTTCAGTATTATCTCTTTCAGAATAAGTAAATACGTGTAAATACGAAATATCCATTTCGTTCAAAAAATGATAGGTTTCTAAGAAATGCTCGTCAGTTTCTCCAGGGAAACCAACAATCACATCTACACCTATACACGCATGTGGCATCACTTCGCGTATTTTGTTTACACGTTCTGTGTATACTTCACGCTGATAACGACGTTTCATTGCTTTCAGGATATCATTACTCCCCGATTGCAACGGAATATGAAAATGCGGTACAAAAGTGCGACTTTTCGAAACAAATTCAATCGTCTCGTTCTTTAGCAAATTCGGTTCAATAGACGAAATTCGTAATCTTTCGATTCCTTCTACCTCATCCAAGGCTTGTACTAATTCTAAAAAAGTATGTTCGTGCTTTTTGTTACCAAACTCACCTTTTCCGTAGTCACCGATATTAACACCAGTGAGGACTATTTCTTTAATGTTTTGTTTCGAAATATCGTAAGCATTCTTTAATACATTCTCCAATTCATCCGAACGAGATATACCTCTCGCCAACGGAATTGTGCAGTAGGTACATTTGTAATCGCAACCATCTTGCACTTTCAAAAAAGCACGAGTACGATCACCAATAGAATAACTGCCCACATAAAAATCGGCCTCGGATATTTCGCAAGAATGTACTTCGCCCATATCGTTTTTACTCAAATCATTGATGTAATCCATGATTTTGAATTTTTCCGTCGCTCCAAGCACCAAATCAACACCATCTACAGCAGCCAATTCTTCTGGTTTTAACTGCGCATAGCAACCCACCGCCGCTACAAAAGCTTTGTCGTTGAGTTTCATGGCTTTCTTAACCACTTGTTTAAATTGTTTATCGGCGTTTTCAGTTACAGAGCAGGTATTAATTACATACATATCTGCAACGTCTTCAAAATCTACACGATCAAAACCTTCGTCTTGAAAATTACGTGCAATTGTTGATGTTTCTGAAAAGTTCAGTTTACATCCTAAAGTATAAAAGGCAACTTTTTTTCTATTTTCCATAAGTAAGCACTAACAATGAAATCGTTGTCAAAAATTAGCGTGTGCAAATTTACAAAAAAAGGAATTTAATTTGGATTTAATTTATTGTCTTTTTAGAAAGGCAATTAGGGCCATTTGAACCGATTTACTCACACCTATACGAAGCCAAACAAACTACTATTTAAACTAGCAAATTCATTTAGTAAATTACATTGTCTGTGTATTTTGCACTCATTTATTTTTAATATATTTACTACGCTTTAACTTATAAATCTGACAATTACAGATTAATCCAATTATGAACGCAGTGCGTTCACAATTCAAAACAAAAAATACGATATGTCTGAAATCGAAAATACTGTATTACTAAAAACCATTATCTCACTTATTGATAGTGCAAAAGAAAATGCCATTCGCTCGATAGATTTTCATCGAGTACAGCTTTATTGGAATATTGGGAAACATATATTCGAAGAACAACAACAAGGAAAAGATAGAGCAGATTATGGTCAATACGTAGTTAAATACTTAAGCACCAACCTTAAACCTATCTTCGGAAGTGGCTTCAGCATTCGACAATTAGAGACAATGCGGCAATTTTATAGAGTATTTCCAATTGCGAACGCAGTGCGTTCGCAATTGAACTGGTCACAGTATAGGATGTTAATTGCAGTAAACGATGAAGACAAAAGAACGTTCTATATCGCCGAAAGCATCAAAAATCATTGGACTGGTCGACAAATGGAGCGTCAAATTAATAGTTCCTTATATGAACGTCTTTTATTAAGCAATGACAAAGAAAGTGTATTGGCCGTTGCCAAAGGAGAAAAATACCCCAGCGATGCGAGAGAAATCATTAAAGATCCAATAACATTAGAATTTCTGGGTTTGAGAAGAGAGACTGCTTATTATGAGAAAGACTTAGAGGCAGCTATCATCACACATTTACACGATTTTTTACTAGAATTAGGAAACGGATTTTCATTTGTGGCAAGACAAAAACGAATTCGCTTAGAGGATGATGAATTCTTTGTAGATTTAGTGTTTTACAACAGACTATTGCAATGCTTTGTTATCATCGAAATAAAAACAAAAAAGATTACCCATCAAGATATTGGACAATTGCAAATGTATGTCAACTATTATGACCGAGTTGAAAAATTACCACATGAAAATAAAACAATCGGAATATTGTTGTGCGCAGACAAAAATGACACCTTGGTTAAATTTAGTTTACCAGAAGATGACAAAACTATCATAGCTAGTAAATATGAATTATATTTACCTAGTGCCGCTCAATTAATTGATGCTGTACAAGAAGAAATACAAAAAATAGGAGAATAAAATTAATTAAAACGTAAGAATAATATCCAAATAAGCAAACAAATAAAATGTAAATAAAAAGAAAACTTAGTTTCCCTTTCCATGTGAAAATATTTAATTCCGTTTACCAGCATTAAAATAAAACTTACTGGTCCAATAAGGAATATAGACAGAACATCTAAATTTGGTGTACAAGGTCCTGATTTAAACTTTCCAGAAATATTTACAAATAGAATACAAACAAATACGAATGCATAAAAAACTAAGGTTTTTAAAGTATTTCTTTTTTCTTCCTTCATAATATCTGAAATCTACCCCAAAATATACTTTTCGATAACCTCAGCAACACCGTGATTATTGTTTGATGCCACAATCACATTGGCTCTATCTCTTAATTCCGGCTCTACATTATCAACCCAAACACCTAACCCTGCATATTCTACCATCGTTAAATCATTTCCTGCATTCCCTACGGCTATGATTTCGCTTTGCAGAATATTTAATTTTTCTGCCAAAATTTTTATGCTGTATGCCTTATCAATTCCGGTTTGTGCAACCTCTAGAAAAAATGGTTTCGACATGCAAATACTGAAATGCGGCATAGTAGCTTTCAAATCTTTTTCGACCTCTTTTAAATACGAAGGTTCTTCGAGCAAAATACATTTTATAGCCGACTTGTATACCGCCTTTTTAAAATCAGGAACAACATTGTGTTTCAATCCCGTAATGTTCAGCTCTACATCGATATATTCAGAATTTGTTTCGCTCACAACCTCTCCATCCAAATAAGTAATTATATGCGTTTTACTTTTTTGACTGTAATCATATAGTGTATGTATTTGTTCCTGTGTCAGGCTTTGTTCAAATACAATTTCGTTTGTTTTCAAATCAGTAATTACTGCTCCGTTAAACGAAATCATATACGAATTCTCCATATTCAATTCCTTAGCATAGTCAAGCATTGCTGGCGTAGGACGCCCAGATGCAAGAATCACATATACACCCAATGCTTGCGCCTTGGTAATCATCTCTTTATTCTCTTTTGAAATAATATGGTCATCATTCAACAAGGTATCATCCATGTCCAAAACCAGCATTTTGTATTTCATATTTTATTCTAAAGGATTAATCTTCTTTTATTTTTATCACTTAGGTCAATCTGACAATTACTTTTACAAGTACGCTAGAAACATCTGTCAAGTCGAGCATTGTCAAGACAATTTTTCCAGAATAAAATCTAAAAAAGATCGCAACAACGCTCGATTTGAAACAGTATTAAATACTTAATCTAAATTCTTCTATTATCGGAAAAACTTTTCCGTATTCTGTTTCTTGAACAAACAGTTCAACTGCTTGACCGTAACTTCCAAAACCTGCCAAACGAGCCGACTGGATGTTGTCTTTCATTACTACATCAATATTTATCGCTTCGATTTTTTCTTTCAAAGCCAACGCCAAAACTTCACTTCCCGAAAACACTTTCATTAGTCCCATATCTCTATCTTTTAATCTAATTATTTAATTCAAAATCGTTTGTAATTCTTTCTGAAAAACTTCGTTCTCATTCATATCACCGTGGCCTTGGTTTTTTAGACCAAAATAATGTATGCCAGCACTCTTTAGCTTACTCAATTTAAGACCGTTGTCTACCGGAATTAATTCATCGTCCTCGCCATGAAAAATATAAATCGGCGCCTTAATCTTTGTAAAATACGAATAGCTCTCTAATTTAAATCTCTTTATAAAGTTAGGAAAATAAGGCGCAATTTTACTCGATAATTCAGTAAAACTATAATATGGAGACTGCAATAGTAATGCTTTGGGTTGGTTGTTTGATGCCAAAATGGTCGCCAAACCAGATCCTATAGAGTATCCAGCGATATAAATATCTTTTTCAGCATACCGTTTACACAATTTACTGTACACCAAAGCAACATCTTTATTAATTTGGGTTTCATCTACAATTTCGCCATCACTCTTACCAAATCCTCTGTAG encodes the following:
- a CDS encoding DUF2007 domain-containing protein encodes the protein MGLMKVFSGSEVLALALKEKIEAINIDVVMKDNIQSARLAGFGSYGQAVELFVQETEYGKVFPIIEEFRLSI
- a CDS encoding alpha/beta hydrolase codes for the protein MEVVKVVKFLVCTVVPFVGVLYALLLVYVYYNQTSMIFHTEKLPANYKFDYPQKFEEINTKSFDNVNLNGLLFRAENPKGLVFYLHGNAGTLGTWGSISKIYTDLGYDIFIMDYRGFGKSDGEIVDETQINKDVALVYSKLCKRYAEKDIYIAGYSIGSGLATILASNNQPKALLLQSPYYSFTELSSKIAPYFPNFIKRFKLESYSYFTKIKAPIYIFHGEDDELIPVDNGLKLSKLKSAGIHYFGLKNQGHGDMNENEVFQKELQTILN
- the mtaB gene encoding tRNA (N(6)-L-threonylcarbamoyladenosine(37)-C(2))-methylthiotransferase MtaB codes for the protein MENRKKVAFYTLGCKLNFSETSTIARNFQDEGFDRVDFEDVADMYVINTCSVTENADKQFKQVVKKAMKLNDKAFVAAVGCYAQLKPEELAAVDGVDLVLGATEKFKIMDYINDLSKNDMGEVHSCEISEADFYVGSYSIGDRTRAFLKVQDGCDYKCTYCTIPLARGISRSDELENVLKNAYDISKQNIKEIVLTGVNIGDYGKGEFGNKKHEHTFLELVQALDEVEGIERLRISSIEPNLLKNETIEFVSKSRTFVPHFHIPLQSGSNDILKAMKRRYQREVYTERVNKIREVMPHACIGVDVIVGFPGETDEHFLETYHFLNEMDISYLHVFTYSERDNTEAAAMEGAIPANVRAKRSKMLRGLSVKKRRAFYESQLGTKRTVLFECENKEGYIHGFTENYVKVKTPWNPELANTLQLVNLTHIDEDGAVRTEFVETVMA
- a CDS encoding Cof-type HAD-IIB family hydrolase encodes the protein MKYKMLVLDMDDTLLNDDHIISKENKEMITKAQALGVYVILASGRPTPAMLDYAKELNMENSYMISFNGAVITDLKTNEIVFEQSLTQEQIHTLYDYSQKSKTHIITYLDGEVVSETNSEYIDVELNITGLKHNVVPDFKKAVYKSAIKCILLEEPSYLKEVEKDLKATMPHFSICMSKPFFLEVAQTGIDKAYSIKILAEKLNILQSEIIAVGNAGNDLTMVEYAGLGVWVDNVEPELRDRANVIVASNNNHGVAEVIEKYILG
- a CDS encoding PDDEXK nuclease domain-containing protein, translating into MSEIENTVLLKTIISLIDSAKENAIRSIDFHRVQLYWNIGKHIFEEQQQGKDRADYGQYVVKYLSTNLKPIFGSGFSIRQLETMRQFYRVFPIANAVRSQLNWSQYRMLIAVNDEDKRTFYIAESIKNHWTGRQMERQINSSLYERLLLSNDKESVLAVAKGEKYPSDAREIIKDPITLEFLGLRRETAYYEKDLEAAIITHLHDFLLELGNGFSFVARQKRIRLEDDEFFVDLVFYNRLLQCFVIIEIKTKKITHQDIGQLQMYVNYYDRVEKLPHENKTIGILLCADKNDTLVKFSLPEDDKTIIASKYELYLPSAAQLIDAVQEEIQKIGE